The Chryseobacterium sp. 52 genome includes a region encoding these proteins:
- a CDS encoding trypsin-like peptidase domain-containing protein encodes MEKTIKLTQLTDVLSDLVPIKDSIPKYVRDAGLKIQHIDTTGSAMNVWNNVLHEADKHHVVDEVVRAVLNIYPENPFLKAALSEQEIDYTLDKDVNPIWHKFENLQLEKLTMEQSTLLPINFLAKGVIKSKAVAKVEIDKGGNMVGKGTGFLIKVKGIDDLFFITNYHVLPDKDKIDKIRIVFDFELDVNDNSVASKSFYIDEEGPWYSSGIHELDTTVCKLKDDENQLKNYGFLELGHTDLPEDKFVNIIQHPGGEMKQISLYHNIITYSDERIVQYLTDTLKGSSGSPVFNSRWEVIALHHSGGEKRNGEVELPKGFKSRNEGIVINPIVEFITSSHGKNN; translated from the coding sequence ATGGAGAAGACAATAAAATTAACACAATTAACGGATGTATTAAGTGATTTAGTCCCCATTAAAGACAGCATACCAAAATATGTCAGAGACGCTGGTTTAAAAATTCAGCATATTGACACAACAGGAAGTGCAATGAATGTTTGGAATAATGTGTTACATGAAGCTGATAAACATCACGTTGTGGACGAAGTAGTAAGAGCGGTTCTTAATATATATCCCGAAAATCCATTTTTGAAAGCGGCGTTGTCGGAACAAGAGATTGATTACACATTAGATAAAGATGTTAATCCTATCTGGCACAAGTTTGAAAATTTGCAACTGGAAAAGTTGACAATGGAACAAAGTACTTTACTTCCAATCAATTTTTTAGCAAAGGGTGTAATAAAAAGCAAAGCTGTTGCCAAAGTAGAAATTGATAAAGGAGGTAATATGGTTGGAAAAGGAACTGGATTTTTAATAAAAGTAAAAGGAATTGATGATCTCTTCTTTATCACAAATTATCATGTTCTTCCGGATAAAGATAAGATTGACAAAATTAGAATAGTTTTTGATTTCGAATTGGATGTCAATGATAATAGTGTAGCATCAAAAAGCTTTTATATTGACGAAGAAGGACCTTGGTATTCTTCCGGAATCCATGAATTAGATACTACAGTGTGTAAGCTTAAAGACGATGAAAATCAATTAAAGAATTATGGTTTTTTGGAGTTGGGGCATACAGATCTTCCAGAAGATAAATTTGTAAATATAATACAGCATCCTGGTGGAGAAATGAAACAAATATCGCTTTATCACAATATAATAACTTATTCTGATGAAAGGATAGTGCAATATCTGACAGATACCTTAAAAGGATCTTCCGGTTCTCCTGTATTTAATTCAAGATGGGAAGTTATAGCTCTTCATCATAGTGGCGGGGAAAAAAGAAATGGTGAAGTTGAACTTCCCAAAGGTTTCAAATCTCGTAATGAAGGAATCGTAATTAATCCAATTGTAGAATTTATTACATCAAGCCATGGCAAAAATAATTAA
- a CDS encoding DNA/RNA non-specific endonuclease, with translation MAKIINEVLFKGYQSQFIQGHEISLPELNADQIKDLSGGVNGSTTIHYVNYSLQISKLHKFPFYTATNVDGEMFKKAPRKDYWRKDPRLSKDAQWGNELYTAANSQFDRGHMTKREDVQWGDTVAKALYAADSTFYFPNAVPQHKRLNRVIWRSLEDYILHTESKVNNLKVCVFTGPVLSDENPFFVTRVDNSEIRIPILFWKVVIFQKNDGKLYRVGFMMSQNKLLLEDSIIMDLENNSDLYMKFKDSETYQVKVPLIEELSGITFSSAIDIYNDERSLKLILNEIEIDPDLESDDLDPKDFLGFTIQNIVL, from the coding sequence ATGGCAAAAATAATTAATGAAGTACTTTTTAAGGGATACCAATCTCAGTTTATTCAGGGACATGAAATCTCGCTTCCAGAGCTTAATGCAGATCAAATAAAGGATTTGTCTGGAGGTGTAAATGGCAGTACTACAATTCATTATGTAAATTATAGCTTACAAATTTCCAAATTACATAAATTTCCCTTTTACACTGCAACAAACGTTGATGGGGAAATGTTTAAGAAGGCGCCAAGAAAAGATTATTGGCGTAAAGACCCAAGATTATCGAAAGATGCACAGTGGGGAAATGAACTGTATACGGCCGCAAATAGCCAGTTCGACAGAGGTCATATGACAAAGCGTGAAGATGTTCAATGGGGCGATACGGTGGCTAAGGCATTGTATGCTGCAGATTCAACTTTCTATTTTCCAAATGCAGTTCCACAGCATAAAAGATTAAATAGGGTGATTTGGCGCAGTCTTGAGGATTATATTTTACATACTGAATCAAAAGTAAATAATTTAAAAGTTTGTGTATTTACTGGACCAGTACTTTCTGATGAGAATCCATTTTTTGTTACTCGAGTAGATAATAGCGAAATTAGAATTCCGATACTATTTTGGAAAGTAGTTATCTTCCAAAAAAATGATGGAAAACTGTATAGAGTTGGTTTTATGATGAGTCAAAATAAGTTGCTCTTGGAAGACAGTATTATAATGGATTTGGAAAATAACAGTGATTTATATATGAAGTTCAAGGATTCTGAAACATATCAGGTAAAAGTTCCCTTGATTGAAGAACTTAGTGGAATAACCTTTTCTTCCGCCATCGATATTTACAATGATGAACGCTCTTTAAAACTTATATTAAATGAAATTGAAATCGATCCGGATTTAGAAAGTGATGATTTGGATCCCAAAGATTTTTTAGGATTTACTATACAAAATATCGTACTTTAA